One window of the Candidatus Phycorickettsia trachydisci genome contains the following:
- a CDS encoding ankyrin repeat domain-containing protein: MDGSSFNLFSAITNDDEQEVDIILDHRPFLIDDKNEDNETALIYAVKRSNYSITKILLNKGANVLDRDSLNSQTALHIAAANGDEDLTILLIGHGARVNTVDGHDETPLYKSVKEGYYQVASILLSHGARANCHGRYLITPLHWAISKNDARLVELLLNYQANVNATDHSGMSPLHYAVKYNNFQIAQLLAQKNPDPNILDHYFHSPLTFAISKTGDHLEIVSILCQMNTLINLKESKVRDYFLDNFEKLLSCVTDMNQRVFIGLKILSLFYISGQDESSFKDFTSVMINQIQEYKSSLLLKLDEIEFSSESHFQELVNQLTYQASEWERLKEIFIKREPTICESLDRLLNVTNNILNTCNTKHLATNHIKRKIEILPEVQDHVSPIKKTSSKKSLQKPSALEIPSSTLPVVKHSSPHYESSPQTSTKSSPRSPSKSLCKKHLEPIKTDNITNQELSSSTKTNDASYTPKKSNFSSLNQKDTSLEFKSESSGTSPKVKLKVIDPFLTEYFVDLPNDTLDLSNTPKPPSPQRKKISPTHSKTSPNAKSQAQDSYLNEHFPDLSNDALDSSHTPRPPSPQRKKISLTSPKTSPNSKVKLIDSYLIEHLDNFSNDALDSSRTSNPSSPQRRKTSPTFSKASPNAKLKIMDSYLAERLEDVSSDGLNFASTWSPSGTPRPKTSPIFSRTTLNTKSKKIDTHLTEHLENFLDNTLDSSNTLNTSNSQTSQRPKTAGTSSNATLNMKLRIHELETRLDSLLLDYSQEIQEDVNEYSADKLGDDNNI, encoded by the coding sequence ATGGATGGATCATCATTCAATTTATTTTCTGCTATAACTAATGACGATGAACAAGAGGTGGATATTATACTCGATCACCGACCATTTCTCATTGATGATAAAAATGAAGACAATGAAACTGCTCTGATATATGCCGTTAAGAGATCCAATTACTCAATAACAAAAATTTTGCTCAACAAAGGAGCTAACGTCTTAGATCGAGATTCTTTGAATTCGCAAACTGCTTTGCATATAGCAGCAGCAAATGGAGATGAAGATTTAACTATTTTATTAATTGGACATGGAGCACGAGTTAATACAGTAGATGGACATGATGAGACACCTTTGTATAAGTCAGTTAAGGAAGGATATTATCAAGTAGCATCTATCTTATTAAGTCATGGAGCACGTGCTAATTGTCATGGACGCTATCTCATTACTCCCCTACACTGGGCAATATCAAAAAACGACGCACGCTTAGTAGAATTATTACTAAACTACCAAGCTAACGTTAATGCAACAGATCATTCAGGGATGAGCCCTTTGCATTATGCAGTTAAATACAATAACTTTCAAATTGCCCAACTTTTAGCTCAAAAAAATCCTGATCCCAACATATTGGATCATTATTTTCATAGCCCTTTAACTTTCGCTATAAGTAAAACCGGAGATCATCTAGAAATAGTATCGATATTGTGTCAAATGAACACTTTGATCAATCTCAAAGAAAGCAAAGTACGCGATTACTTTCTTGACAACTTTGAAAAGCTTCTTTCATGTGTTACTGATATGAATCAAAGGGTGTTTATAGGTCTTAAAATTTTATCTCTCTTTTATATCAGCGGACAGGACGAATCAAGTTTCAAAGATTTTACCTCTGTAATGATTAATCAAATCCAAGAATATAAGAGTTCCCTTTTACTTAAATTAGATGAGATAGAATTTAGTAGTGAATCACATTTTCAAGAATTAGTAAATCAATTAACATACCAAGCTTCAGAGTGGGAAAGATTAAAGGAAATCTTTATTAAGAGAGAGCCCACAATATGCGAATCTTTGGATAGATTGTTAAATGTAACCAATAATATTCTAAATACTTGCAATACAAAACATTTAGCAACCAATCATATTAAACGTAAAATAGAAATTTTACCAGAAGTTCAAGATCATGTTTCGCCAATTAAAAAAACCTCATCCAAAAAATCTTTACAAAAACCTTCAGCACTAGAAATACCATCATCAACTTTACCAGTAGTAAAACACTCAAGCCCTCACTATGAGTCTTCTCCTCAAACTTCCACCAAGTCATCACCCAGATCTCCCTCTAAATCGCTCTGCAAGAAACATCTTGAACCAATTAAAACCGATAATATTACAAACCAAGAGCTATCTTCATCCACAAAAACTAATGATGCTTCATACACACCTAAAAAATCGAACTTTTCATCATTAAATCAAAAAGATACCTCATTAGAATTTAAAAGCGAGTCTTCAGGAACAAGTCCTAAAGTAAAACTCAAAGTAATTGATCCTTTTTTAACTGAGTATTTTGTGGATCTTCCAAATGATACATTGGACCTTTCAAATACTCCAAAACCTCCAAGTCCACAAAGAAAAAAAATAAGCCCAACACATTCTAAAACAAGCCCAAATGCAAAATCACAAGCGCAAGATTCTTATCTAAATGAACACTTTCCAGATCTTTCGAATGATGCACTAGACTCTTCACACACCCCAAGACCTCCAAGTCCGCAAAGAAAAAAAATAAGTCTAACATCCCCTAAAACGAGCCCAAATTCGAAAGTGAAGTTAATAGATTCTTATTTGATTGAACATCTCGATAATTTTTCCAATGATGCATTGGACTCTTCACGCACATCAAATCCCTCAAGTCCGCAAAGAAGAAAAACAAGTCCAACATTCTCTAAAGCAAGCCCAAATGCTAAATTAAAAATCATGGATTCTTATCTAGCCGAAAGGCTTGAAGATGTTTCAAGTGATGGATTAAATTTTGCAAGTACATGGAGCCCTTCAGGTACACCAAGGCCAAAAACTAGCCCAATATTCTCTAGAACAACTCTCAATACAAAATCAAAAAAAATAGACACACATCTAACCGAGCATCTTGAAAATTTTCTAGATAATACATTAGACTCTTCCAATACTTTAAATACTTCCAACTCTCAAACTTCACAAAGACCAAAAACTGCCGGGACATCCTCGAACGCAACATTAAATATGAAATTAAGAATTCATGAACTTGAAACAAGGTTGGATTCTCTTCTATTAGACTATTCTCAAGAAATACAAGAAGATGTAAACGAATATAGCGCGGACAAGTTAGGTGATGATAATAACATATAA
- the mutS gene encoding DNA mismatch repair protein MutS yields the protein MTFEEFKEKYNYESATSIIKQYLDIKYQNLDCIILFRLGDFYELFFEDAVIISKLLGLTLTKRSNKEDNVPMCGVPYHALANYLPKIVEEGFKVAICDQIETPEEAKKRGGTKAVIKRDVVRIATSGTMFEDGVVENAPNYLMSLVCNQETAAIAYVDITTLEFKTTCVPINCLLAEVTRIDPKEILVPQSVRPLLHQILTPYKSKLVSQVDSYFAVSKCTRSILEYYNIANISSLGQLRDLSVVSIGSVLQYLSLTQKSNLPQLGFPKILNNSKFMLIDAVTRSGLEISRNNKGMVKGSLFDALNSTITKSGARLFYSMLASPLTDIEEIKFRHDLIEFFKDNLNLCNQIRSILNQLGDPERSISRINMHRASPADLLDLKNAIVITNKIKEFFTSELGLIMPDLLEKAFYGLQGHDEIYNLIHEAIIETDLAEEVTYIKHSYHQKIQELCDLIKDSHKIVGQLRLKYVSSTGIENLKISQNNVLGMFVEVSSRNISKLDDTFIHRQTTVNGARFTTSELQNLEKDIINAQGLLRGLEKEIFTEICHSIMQEFISLNSMATSLNFLDVITSAALFAHEKNYCKPEMLEDNTFIIKDGRHPVVEDYLKSDQTSFIANDSDLSDGHNIWLLTGPNMSGKSTFLRQNAVIAIIAQAGFFVPASYAKIGIIDKVFSRIGASDDLAKGQSTFMVEMTETAAILAQATSKSLIIIDELGRGTSTYDGVSIALSCLEYIHDAIKCRSLFATHYHELASFSSNWPNIRNYHVSAKEVAGSLLFLHKIKEGPSDRSYGIKIAKLAGIPISVIRRAEQIFNSLQQDVKLTVPADEINYEDDNYQKIKDYICKLDANQITPRNALDEIFKLQELIK from the coding sequence ATGACATTTGAAGAATTTAAAGAAAAATATAACTATGAATCTGCCACATCCATCATCAAGCAATATTTAGATATTAAATACCAAAACCTTGACTGCATCATTTTATTTCGTTTAGGAGATTTTTATGAGCTATTTTTTGAAGATGCAGTCATAATAAGCAAACTTTTAGGCTTAACACTTACAAAACGCAGCAATAAGGAAGATAATGTGCCAATGTGCGGTGTGCCTTATCATGCTCTTGCTAACTACTTACCTAAGATTGTTGAAGAAGGATTTAAGGTTGCTATTTGTGATCAAATTGAAACTCCGGAGGAAGCTAAAAAAAGAGGTGGTACAAAAGCCGTTATAAAACGTGATGTAGTACGGATTGCGACTAGTGGTACTATGTTCGAAGATGGAGTGGTTGAAAATGCTCCAAACTACTTAATGTCTTTAGTATGTAATCAGGAAACTGCCGCAATCGCTTATGTCGATATTACTACCTTAGAATTTAAAACTACTTGTGTGCCTATTAATTGTCTTTTGGCAGAGGTAACAAGAATAGATCCTAAAGAAATATTAGTACCGCAAAGTGTAAGGCCTCTGTTGCATCAAATACTTACGCCTTATAAATCTAAATTAGTCTCTCAGGTAGATAGTTATTTTGCCGTCTCTAAATGCACTAGATCTATTTTAGAATACTATAACATAGCGAATATCTCATCTTTAGGACAATTAAGGGATTTATCCGTTGTAAGCATAGGATCCGTGTTGCAATATTTATCTCTAACTCAAAAGAGTAATCTGCCACAACTGGGATTTCCTAAAATTTTGAATAACTCAAAATTTATGCTAATTGATGCTGTTACAAGAAGTGGCTTAGAGATTTCTCGTAATAATAAAGGAATGGTTAAAGGAAGCCTTTTTGATGCCCTAAATTCTACGATTACTAAATCTGGTGCAAGACTTTTTTATTCCATGCTTGCAAGTCCTTTAACTGATATTGAAGAAATTAAGTTTAGGCATGATCTGATTGAATTCTTTAAAGATAATTTAAATCTGTGCAACCAGATAAGAAGTATTTTAAATCAATTGGGAGATCCTGAAAGATCGATAAGTCGTATCAATATGCACAGAGCATCTCCAGCTGATTTACTTGATCTAAAAAATGCTATTGTTATTACAAACAAAATTAAAGAGTTTTTTACAAGCGAGCTAGGACTGATTATGCCTGATTTGCTCGAAAAGGCTTTTTATGGTCTTCAGGGTCATGATGAAATCTATAATTTAATTCATGAGGCCATTATAGAAACCGATCTAGCAGAGGAAGTAACTTATATCAAGCACTCTTATCATCAAAAAATACAAGAGTTATGCGATTTGATTAAAGATTCGCATAAAATTGTAGGTCAGTTAAGACTTAAATATGTAAGTAGTACAGGTATTGAAAATTTAAAAATTAGTCAAAACAACGTGCTTGGGATGTTCGTGGAAGTATCTTCTCGCAATATCTCCAAACTAGATGATACTTTTATTCATCGCCAAACAACAGTCAATGGAGCTAGATTTACTACTAGCGAGCTTCAAAATCTTGAGAAAGATATCATTAACGCACAAGGTCTTTTGAGAGGGCTTGAAAAAGAGATTTTTACAGAAATATGCCATAGCATTATGCAAGAGTTTATCTCTTTAAATAGCATGGCAACCTCTTTGAACTTTTTGGATGTTATCACAAGCGCAGCACTTTTTGCGCATGAGAAAAATTACTGTAAACCCGAGATGCTAGAGGATAATACTTTTATTATTAAAGATGGGCGCCATCCTGTTGTTGAAGATTATTTAAAGTCTGATCAAACCAGTTTTATAGCAAATGATTCCGATCTATCGGATGGGCATAATATTTGGCTTTTAACAGGGCCTAATATGTCAGGCAAAAGTACATTTTTGAGGCAAAACGCGGTTATTGCTATTATTGCTCAAGCTGGTTTTTTTGTTCCTGCATCTTATGCGAAAATTGGCATAATTGATAAAGTATTTAGTCGAATTGGCGCTAGTGATGATTTGGCAAAGGGGCAGTCTACGTTTATGGTCGAAATGACTGAGACTGCTGCAATACTTGCTCAAGCTACTTCCAAATCTTTGATCATTATAGATGAATTAGGGAGGGGTACATCTACTTATGATGGAGTCTCAATTGCACTGAGCTGCCTAGAGTATATTCATGATGCAATAAAGTGTAGATCATTGTTTGCAACTCATTATCATGAGCTTGCTAGCTTTTCTAGTAATTGGCCTAATATTCGCAATTATCATGTGAGCGCAAAAGAAGTAGCGGGTTCATTATTGTTCCTACATAAAATTAAAGAAGGACCATCAGATAGGTCTTATGGTATCAAGATCGCTAAGCTCGCTGGCATTCCTATAAGCGTTATTAGACGGGCAGAACAAATCTTTAATTCGCTGCAGCAAGATGTGAAGTTAACAGTTCCTGCTGATGAAATAAATTACGAAGATGATAATTATCAGAAAATTAAAGATTACATCTGCAAGTTAGATGCAAATCAAATTACGCCACGAAATGCGTTAGATGAAATTTTCAAACTGCAAGAGCTAATAAAATAA
- the folE gene encoding GTP cyclohydrolase I: protein MKTKISKLIKPLPSRDDALRAVSTLLEYIGVDLENEHFKDTPRRVVDSFEEIYGGYKLLASDILKSKVYKKNNYDQPILLKDIEFTSTCAHHMLPIVGTVSVSYIPGDAIVGISKIARIIDVFAKRLQIQEDMTTEIAEHIARGLKAKGVAVKISAEHYCMISRGVKRKGSKLDTYHFTGLFADNHSIQTNFIHANA, encoded by the coding sequence ATGAAAACTAAGATATCTAAGCTTATAAAGCCCCTTCCATCAAGAGACGACGCCCTAAGAGCTGTTAGCACGCTGCTAGAATACATAGGGGTCGACCTTGAAAATGAGCACTTTAAAGATACGCCAAGGAGGGTTGTAGATAGCTTTGAAGAGATTTATGGAGGATATAAACTTCTTGCATCAGATATTTTAAAATCCAAGGTTTATAAGAAAAATAATTATGATCAACCCATCTTACTGAAAGACATAGAATTTACCTCAACATGCGCTCACCACATGCTTCCTATAGTTGGAACCGTAAGCGTAAGTTATATTCCAGGTGATGCAATAGTGGGAATTAGTAAGATAGCAAGAATCATAGACGTTTTTGCTAAAAGACTGCAAATTCAAGAAGATATGACTACAGAAATTGCAGAACATATAGCAAGAGGTTTAAAAGCAAAAGGAGTTGCTGTAAAAATTTCAGCAGAGCATTATTGCATGATTTCTAGAGGTGTCAAACGCAAAGGCTCAAAACTTGATACTTATCACTTTACTGGCCTTTTTGCGGATAATCATTCTATTCAGACAAATTTCATTCACGCAAACGCATAG
- a CDS encoding amino acid permease: MIRAFYKKNIDSIRESSASSGLAKNLGPMDLIMIGLGSIIGVGAFVTTGQVAAEFAGPAVTLSYAIGGLVCIFVALAYAELAVMIPTSGSVYTYSYVAYGELFAWIMGGVMFLEMGLGAASVAAGWSAYVQGLMVKTGIVLPDIIGKVPSAGGFCDLLAIMMAGFAGFVVYLGTKDSKRLNTILVIIKFIAITAFVIAASPHFESKNWSDFMPFGFHGVLGGASISFFSFCGFGVIATAAEECRNPKRDVTIGIVGALVLSTLVYVVLGGLVTGLVPYTELNNAQPLAYALNVKGSQIGSIIVAIGAICGMTTVLMMQLYGLSRIVYVISRDGILPQAFSQIHQKYGSPHKTIIMLTVLIALIGGFVPFDTIIRLSSMASLMDYACVTSIVLYLRFKMPEMPRHFQCPAVFIIAPIALVACIYLLFIQIIDKNGQLMLTGKILISWFAVMIPLYFLKPKNDI, encoded by the coding sequence ATGATAAGAGCCTTTTATAAAAAGAATATAGATTCTATTAGAGAAAGTAGTGCAAGTAGTGGTCTTGCAAAAAACCTTGGTCCTATGGACTTAATTATGATCGGCCTTGGATCTATCATTGGAGTTGGCGCGTTTGTTACAACCGGACAGGTAGCTGCGGAATTTGCAGGACCCGCTGTTACTCTTTCTTATGCAATCGGTGGTCTTGTATGTATTTTTGTTGCACTTGCTTACGCCGAACTTGCTGTAATGATACCTACTTCTGGAAGCGTTTATACATATAGTTATGTTGCCTATGGAGAGCTTTTTGCTTGGATCATGGGTGGTGTTATGTTTTTAGAGATGGGGTTAGGTGCTGCCTCTGTTGCTGCTGGTTGGTCTGCTTATGTTCAGGGGTTAATGGTTAAAACCGGTATTGTGCTACCTGATATAATAGGAAAAGTTCCTTCTGCAGGAGGTTTTTGCGATCTACTTGCTATAATGATGGCTGGATTTGCTGGATTTGTTGTTTATTTAGGAACTAAAGATAGCAAAAGATTAAATACTATTTTAGTGATTATAAAATTTATTGCTATAACTGCTTTTGTGATTGCGGCTAGCCCTCATTTTGAATCAAAAAATTGGTCTGATTTTATGCCTTTTGGCTTTCATGGAGTTCTGGGAGGGGCGTCAATATCATTTTTTTCATTTTGTGGATTTGGAGTTATCGCAACAGCTGCAGAGGAGTGCAGAAATCCCAAAAGAGATGTTACTATAGGTATCGTGGGAGCCTTAGTTTTATCTACGCTTGTTTATGTTGTATTAGGTGGTCTTGTCACTGGTCTTGTGCCATATACTGAATTAAATAATGCGCAGCCTCTTGCATATGCATTGAATGTAAAAGGTAGCCAAATTGGTTCTATAATAGTTGCAATTGGAGCAATATGTGGTATGACAACCGTACTTATGATGCAGCTTTATGGTCTTTCTAGGATCGTGTATGTTATCTCTCGTGATGGTATTTTGCCACAAGCCTTTAGTCAAATACACCAAAAATATGGTAGCCCGCATAAAACTATCATAATGCTCACGGTACTAATAGCATTGATAGGAGGTTTTGTACCTTTTGATACTATTATCAGGTTATCAAGTATGGCAAGTCTTATGGATTATGCTTGCGTTACATCTATCGTACTTTACTTACGCTTTAAAATGCCCGAAATGCCAAGACATTTTCAATGTCCTGCAGTATTTATCATTGCGCCTATTGCACTTGTGGCATGTATTTATTTATTATTTATACAGATCATAGATAAAAATGGTCAATTGATGTTGACTGGTAAAATTTTGATCTCATGGTTTGCTGTAATGATACCTTTATACTTTTTAAAGCCTAAAAATGACATTTGA
- a CDS encoding NifU family protein — translation MFIQTQDTPNPNAVKFLPSRSIADKPEYFTSKKDAKNSFLARKILSIKGVEGVFFGHDFVTVSKNDEINWAILKSEVIMIMMDHFVSGLEPYDSIKAEEKKISNVPLSEIEKQIIEIIETKVRPAVAQDGGDIIYNSFEDGVVKLELKGACSGCPSSTITLKNGIESMLKYYIPEVKEVEAV, via the coding sequence ATGTTTATTCAAACCCAAGACACACCAAATCCAAATGCTGTAAAGTTCCTCCCTAGTAGAAGTATAGCTGATAAACCAGAATACTTTACTAGCAAAAAGGATGCAAAAAATAGCTTTTTAGCACGCAAAATTTTGTCTATTAAAGGAGTTGAAGGCGTATTTTTCGGGCATGATTTTGTCACTGTAAGCAAGAATGATGAAATTAATTGGGCAATATTAAAATCCGAAGTGATCATGATCATGATGGATCATTTCGTCTCTGGCCTTGAGCCTTATGATAGCATTAAGGCAGAAGAGAAAAAGATTTCTAATGTGCCTCTAAGTGAAATCGAAAAACAAATTATTGAGATTATAGAAACAAAAGTTCGTCCAGCTGTTGCTCAAGATGGAGGAGATATAATCTATAACAGTTTTGAAGATGGAGTTGTAAAATTAGAATTAAAAGGAGCGTGTAGTGGATGTCCTAGTTCCACCATAACCTTAAAAAATGGCATCGAGTCGATGCTTAAATATTATATACCAGAAGTAAAAGAAGTTGAAGCAGTATGA
- the mnmA gene encoding tRNA 2-thiouridine(34) synthase MnmA, whose product MPNKSPSDTTVVVAMSGGVDSSTVAAMLHHEGFKVIGITLQLYDHGMVLAKKGACCAGQDIYDAKMVADKLGIPHYVLNYESKFKEAVIDDFVDSYLQGYTPLPCVRCNQSVKFKDLLEFAKELGADCLATGHYVKKVFNKNMPEMHRGLDLDKDQSYFLFATTKKQLDFTYFPLGDLTKTQTRKLANDFGLITADKEDSQDICFVPDGKYANLISKLKPNSNTKGKILHVEGYELGEHEGIINYTIGQRKGLKIAVGKPLYVVKIDSDQNIVYVGDQEHLEKTTFTISDVNWLDEKPLTNEEKEFTVKIRSTHQGSYARISNLGGSRMEVCLLTPEKSITPGQACVIYDKSRVLGGGWIEKF is encoded by the coding sequence ATACCGAATAAAAGTCCCAGCGACACAACTGTAGTAGTTGCAATGTCTGGAGGGGTAGATAGTTCAACCGTAGCAGCAATGCTTCATCATGAAGGTTTTAAGGTCATAGGAATCACTTTACAGCTTTATGATCATGGTATGGTTTTAGCTAAGAAAGGAGCATGTTGCGCTGGACAAGATATTTATGATGCAAAAATGGTTGCTGATAAGCTAGGCATTCCTCATTACGTCTTAAACTACGAAAGTAAGTTTAAAGAGGCGGTTATTGATGATTTTGTTGATAGCTACTTACAGGGCTACACTCCTTTGCCATGCGTGCGATGCAATCAAAGCGTAAAATTTAAAGACCTATTAGAATTTGCTAAAGAGCTTGGCGCAGACTGCCTTGCAACTGGACATTATGTAAAAAAAGTGTTTAACAAGAACATGCCAGAAATGCATAGAGGGCTTGATTTAGATAAGGATCAGAGCTACTTTCTTTTTGCAACTACGAAAAAACAGTTGGATTTTACGTATTTTCCTTTAGGAGATTTAACCAAAACTCAAACTCGCAAACTAGCAAATGATTTTGGTTTAATTACTGCCGATAAAGAGGATAGTCAAGATATATGTTTTGTGCCGGACGGAAAATATGCAAATCTCATATCTAAACTAAAACCTAACTCAAATACAAAAGGTAAAATTTTGCATGTGGAAGGTTACGAATTGGGAGAACATGAAGGCATAATAAATTATACTATTGGCCAACGCAAAGGATTAAAAATTGCTGTTGGAAAACCTTTGTATGTGGTAAAAATTGATTCTGATCAAAATATTGTATATGTTGGAGATCAGGAGCATTTAGAAAAAACTACATTTACTATTTCTGATGTGAATTGGCTAGATGAAAAACCTCTTACAAATGAGGAAAAAGAATTTACTGTAAAAATTCGCTCCACTCATCAAGGATCTTATGCTAGAATATCAAATTTGGGTGGTAGCAGGATGGAAGTTTGTTTGCTTACGCCTGAAAAATCGATTACTCCTGGACAAGCGTGCGTAATTTATGATAAATCAAGAGTTTTAGGAGGGGGGTGGATTGAGAAATTTTAA
- a CDS encoding OmpW/AlkL family protein, whose amino-acid sequence MAGIIFNIQNFMLPFKKFLLCLPICLLSSFALSAPKYVDYYDSYDSSHLEGSLLGNKIFFKMKLTGIRSKSKDSGLPDPSPINGTSLNSIDHDLVANGFGGELSSSVFFSEYFASEIGLGFHAYRTKQEALNNVGSYYGSLNYHKNINIYSVPFQVIFQYYIAPFGGITPYVGLGYGTSYFFTHNKSLKVKPLSLGPIAQVGLDLWAQDNTAITFEIKKQFLRAKVFYKSSYLETTNDVPVKVKLDPTFISLGITYKF is encoded by the coding sequence ATGGCAGGAATAATTTTTAATATACAAAACTTTATGCTGCCATTTAAAAAGTTCCTTCTTTGTCTTCCGATTTGCTTATTAAGTTCTTTTGCCTTATCGGCACCTAAATATGTAGATTACTACGACTCATATGATTCTTCTCATTTAGAGGGTAGTCTGCTTGGGAATAAGATATTCTTTAAAATGAAATTAACTGGCATAAGATCCAAAAGTAAAGATAGCGGATTACCAGATCCAAGCCCTATAAACGGCACATCTTTAAATAGCATCGACCACGATCTAGTTGCTAATGGCTTTGGTGGCGAATTATCAAGCTCTGTCTTTTTCTCAGAATATTTTGCCTCAGAAATAGGCTTAGGTTTTCACGCTTATCGCACAAAACAAGAAGCACTTAATAACGTAGGATCATATTACGGTAGTCTAAATTATCATAAAAATATCAACATATACTCCGTACCATTTCAAGTAATTTTTCAATATTATATTGCTCCCTTTGGAGGCATTACTCCTTATGTAGGTCTAGGTTATGGAACTTCATATTTTTTCACGCATAATAAATCCTTGAAAGTTAAGCCTTTATCCTTGGGACCTATAGCTCAAGTTGGTCTTGATTTATGGGCTCAAGATAATACAGCTATTACTTTTGAAATTAAAAAACAATTCTTACGTGCAAAGGTATTCTATAAGTCTTCTTATCTAGAAACTACAAATGATGTGCCAGTAAAAGTAAAATTGGATCCTACGTTTATTTCTTTAGGCATAACTTACAAATTTTAG
- a CDS encoding glycosyltransferase family 2 protein produces the protein MIVVYIITLYNKERYIAGVINSLRKIRGDFEKRYVIVNDGSSDGSLEIAQKALRGLENVTLVDQENQGPSKATNTAIKEALRQKADYVQFVDGDDIVAPDCTTKLVEAAKVFGCDVAFCIKGSYDGDKINSHSLDPNINFITEPLSHLLTKKSRGIRGIGSSGSLVSKALLKKVKGSDEGVFVQDFSLSLRCAKYSSFVRVNETLVFAPDVMDKSRLSYNKKFEYMQSLIALRNFLRDNRVLGKDYLDDFYKTFWSLRWKMKKNFSNLIGYVKSKIIKPNITLDKLIELYNAHTE, from the coding sequence TTGATAGTTGTATATATTATAACACTTTACAATAAGGAACGCTATATTGCTGGTGTTATTAATTCTTTAAGGAAGATTAGAGGAGATTTCGAGAAGCGCTATGTTATTGTTAACGATGGCTCAAGTGATGGGTCCTTAGAGATTGCCCAAAAAGCTTTAAGAGGTTTAGAAAATGTCACTTTAGTTGATCAAGAAAATCAAGGGCCTAGTAAAGCTACCAATACAGCTATCAAAGAAGCTTTAAGACAAAAAGCTGATTATGTGCAATTTGTTGATGGAGATGATATTGTAGCGCCTGACTGTACCACTAAATTAGTTGAAGCTGCAAAAGTGTTTGGGTGCGATGTGGCTTTTTGTATAAAGGGAAGCTATGATGGAGATAAGATAAATTCACATTCTCTAGATCCGAATATAAATTTTATAACAGAGCCTCTTTCTCATTTGCTGACAAAAAAAAGCAGAGGCATAAGAGGGATAGGATCTTCTGGATCTTTAGTTTCCAAGGCCTTGTTGAAAAAAGTAAAAGGTTCTGATGAAGGTGTGTTTGTACAAGATTTTTCTTTGTCTTTAAGGTGTGCAAAATATAGTAGTTTTGTGCGAGTGAATGAGACACTTGTTTTTGCTCCTGATGTGATGGATAAATCTCGCCTTTCTTATAATAAAAAGTTTGAATATATGCAAAGTTTGATCGCTTTAAGGAATTTTTTACGAGATAATAGAGTTTTAGGGAAAGATTATCTAGATGATTTTTATAAAACTTTTTGGTCTCTTCGCTGGAAAATGAAGAAAAATTTTTCTAATCTTATAGGATACGTAAAATCTAAAATTATTAAGCCTAATATTACATTAGATAAGCTAATAGAATTATACAATGCTCATACCGAATAA
- the ppa gene encoding inorganic diphosphatase: MNNISSGNLPDEINVIIEIPMNSEGVKYEFNKKAGVIEVDRFMNVAMRYPCNYGYIPGTLGADGDPLDVLLIAQAPLLPGCLIKARVIGALEMEDESGMDEKIIVLPTVKLDPLYSNIKDISDLPEIQKKKIKHFFEHYKDLEEGKWVKVTGWLNSNQAKDLILNTKNEN; encoded by the coding sequence ATGAACAATATCAGTAGCGGCAATTTGCCAGATGAAATAAACGTTATTATAGAAATACCAATGAATTCAGAAGGGGTAAAGTATGAGTTCAATAAAAAAGCAGGCGTAATTGAAGTAGACCGTTTTATGAACGTAGCCATGCGCTATCCTTGTAATTACGGTTATATTCCTGGCACACTTGGTGCAGATGGAGATCCTTTAGATGTATTATTAATCGCACAAGCTCCTCTCTTGCCAGGATGTCTCATCAAAGCTCGAGTAATTGGAGCTTTAGAGATGGAGGATGAATCTGGTATGGATGAGAAGATTATAGTATTGCCTACAGTTAAACTCGATCCTTTATATTCAAACATTAAGGATATAAGTGATTTACCAGAAATTCAAAAGAAAAAAATAAAACACTTTTTTGAGCATTATAAAGATTTAGAGGAAGGTAAGTGGGTTAAAGTAACGGGTTGGCTAAACTCTAATCAAGCCAAGGATTTAATACTAAATACAAAAAATGAAAACTAA